Sequence from the Microtus pennsylvanicus isolate mMicPen1 chromosome 12, mMicPen1.hap1, whole genome shotgun sequence genome:
TTCAAATAGGTAAAAACAAGAACTCAAAAGCTACCAGTGGCTTTCGAGTTTCTGGGACCCAAGCCCCTTGGGTTAATCTCACCAAGAGCCAAGAAAGGTTGTATCATACTCAAAGATAGCCTCATCCATACTCTTGTAAGAAGACCTCTTAAAGGGCTATCGTGGAGGTTTCCTGAGATGATCCTGTCAGTCTCAATGTGGCATCTGATAGGGTGTACAAACTAAAAGGGACGAAAGCAGTACAGTTATTATGACTGGAGAACAGGCCACACTGGGATATTGAATTGTTCACTTAGAGTCACTGAAATCAGACTTGACCCCACGTCCTTTAccaccccccaccacacacacacacactctgatcTTTGTTCTGTGCTTCGTGGAATGTCAGTGACATCCCCGCTGTACCAGCGTCACACAGCTTCACACTTGGAGCACTCAGCCTGCACGAGGACCTCAGAGCAGTAAAGAGCTGGTGCCTTGGGTTTGgtttcagttctttctttttttttctttcctttttatttattatacttttGAGATTGTAATGTAATCTTAGAATCCACTTTCCCCCCCAGCTCTTCTTTGAAACTAGCTTCCTGGCACTTAGCACAGAAAGACCTTGTGTCTTTCgtgaaatacaaacaaaaacaagcctttGCGATGCTACTTTGCCCCCCTCAGAGCTAGCATTTGTCAGCTGTAAATTATCCTCCTCCATGCTGCTTCCAATTGAGAATTAATCAGCTTGCTGAAGTCCCTGCCTATCTGTACTGCCCACCAGCTGACAGCACTCAACCTAAACTGGGGCTCCCTgtaccacagaagaagcaaaatgggAGCCCaaagacccagattcaatttAATCACCTTAAAAAAACCTGTTTCAATCCCTCTGGCTGTTCCTCATCCCAGCATGAAGGAAGCAGGCAACGTGGTTTTTGAAGCTTCCAGGCAGCAATACCTACCACACAATGACCAAGATgaagtctctctctatatatgagCCTGTGAACCTAGATACATAATCTCAATCAGTCCGCTCAGAAGCAAACAATTTCGAAGACGAATGACTGTGGGCTACGTTGATGGCCCAGTCTGTGAACTGCTTGCCTCATAagtatgagggcctgagtttgatccctgaattCATGTAAGATAggcgggcatggtggcacatgcttataatcctagcactggaaggcagagaagagaaggctttctggggctccctggccagcctagactaactggtgaactccaggccagtgagaatcTGTCTTAAAGGAAATGGTAGCTGAACCCCTGAATTTGTCTTCTGATATCcaaatgcatgaacacacacatgcatgcacagcacacacacagccactaaaaatatataaatcaaaatagaaaaatggtTGATTAGGCTCATGGTTTAGAGGTTTGAGTGCGTGGTCTCTCAGCCACAACACTTTGAACATATGGCAAAGCAAGTCATCGTGGTGGGAGCATGGTGTCCAACAGAGATGCTCACTTCATGGAAGTGGGGAagtgaagaaagaggagggatcCAGAGTCCCAGCACATCCACCCTTCACGGCACACTCCCAATGACCCAATTCCTCCAATGAGGCTCCCTATGCTAAAGTTTCCACCACTTCCCAGGACCCCAATACGTGAGGTTATATGGCATTTGAGATACGAACTCTAACACCTCCCAGATAGCCAGTATGCAATCATGTGACCATCAGAGAATGGCTGCCATAGCTTTCTCCCTTTGTCGATGATCCTTGACAAACATTTTTGTGggcttcttgttgttgtttcttcACCAGtccatttatacacatatatttattagATACTTGCTGTGTGcttggcttttttgtttctttgcttgcttgtttgtttgcttttctttttacaaatgagaaatctAGGAGTCAGAGACAAATGGTTCTAGCTTCACCTACTGAATGGTTTACTCTTGAGGAAAAGTACCCCCAGAATTCTCCATCAGTGAGGGCTTCCTGGACACTTGGCGGTAAGATCTGAGCTGATTTGCTTATTTACATCATCAACTACAAAAACTAACCAAATCagattctagtgtgtgtgtgtgtgtgtgtgtgtgtgtgcgcgcgcgcgcgccacGCGCGCACgggcgcatgtgtgcatgtttgtgtgtatacatgcatatgtatatagtgttgtattgtgtatatatgttcatgGCTGTATATGTGGACATACTGGTacacgtacatgtgtgtggaagccagaggtcaatgctgggtgtcttcctcaatttctcttcACCTTAAGTTTTGAGGCATtcactgctctggaactcactgattccATTAGACTGCCTATACAGTGAATCTCAGGCACCTCTCTCCACCCACTCCAGAGCTGAGGTTACAGAAGCATCCTACCCCTTCCAGCTTTGAATCAGGCACTAGGTTAAAACACCTCATGCTGTCACAGCAAGTACTCTgttgactgagctatctcccctgCCCTCCAATTCTCTTATGGAGCAGAATGTCTAGGAATAACTCAAGTTAATAAAAGACCTGAGAGTTCACAGACAGTTGTCGACTATCAGAGCCCATGTAACATTGCAGCAGGACCCTACAAGGTAGGACCAAGGCACACCAATCTGAATCACACCCAATGAAAGTGCAACCCTGTGCTGTTTCTGAATTGTCACTACACAGTAAATTGATGTGGAGACCTCGTgggaaacctctgtcaacacaccGTTACAGGAGTAGGCACAGTTTTAGTGTCCCAATctcctgctcccaaataactgacagtcacttcccaaataactgacgcGGAGACTTATTATAAATTGTAAATTCTCatccaatagctcaggcttattactaactagctcttacaacttaacccatttctattaatctgtgtactgcccTGAGGCTTGTGGCTTctacctctatcccattttgtgtgtctgactctTTCTCCGTCTTTCTggcaactcctctgactctgcccttcctcatccTATCTTTCTCAGTTTgactttcccacctaactttatctTGTTCAGCTATTGGACAGTCAGCTTTAttttaaaccaatcatagtgacatGTGATCTACagtatacagaaggattattccactaCACAGGACCCTTTGAAGAGCTCAGAGAGCCAACATGGAGAGGAATTTACCCCTAGACCAGGCCACAGGACGATCTGTGTGAAAGAGTGCCCCTTTGCTTGGGTCTCCTTAAGAAACTGAAAAGGAGAGCTTCTGGGGAAAATGACTCTTCATATCCTACTGCTGCCAGTGAGAGGAAAAAGACCCCCAACTGAAAACCAGATATAAACTCTGGATCCACCACTTACTTGTCGTATGACCTTGGATAAGCCACTGAAGGTCTCGGTGCCTCAGtgtccttatctgtaaaatggggaaatTGTAATATGTAGGTGGATTGAGAAAGCCAAATGAGAGTCCAGGAAAGCcatccatgggaagccttagTCTTAACCCAAGGGTTGTTCATCCACTGCTCTCATAGCCTCTCTTTTCAGCTTAGAGCAGGTCCACAGGGATGGTCTGCCCACTGGAATGGTCTGCTAAAATGAGTAAATGATCCAGGGAGCCGAGAGCTGAATATTCTGAGCTTCCCAGAAGCCCCTCTTCCCATGAAGGACAGTGAAGAGCCTGGGAAcagaaagatggctctgtgggccAAGTGCTTGCTCTGCAggactgaggacctgagttagattagattagattgaATTCCCAATGCCCACATAAAATCAATGAGTATCTGCAACAGGAGGATGCCGGGATCTCACTAGTCAAGCCAGTCAAATCAGCTccttatttttaatgagaaaccTTCTCCAGCTGAAAATTAGCAGAAGCAATTGAAGAAGGCATCCCAACAATGTCAGCTTCTGGCCCCCAAACAGAAAGATGATTACccctgaacacacatgtacataaacacaccacaaacacacacacacacaaaagattaaagaccccttggggggggggctggagagatggctcagcggttaagagcattgcctactcttccaaaggtcctgagttcaattcccagcaaccacatggtggctcacaaccatctgtaatgagatctggtgccctcttctggcctgcagacatacacacagacagaacattgtatgcataataaataaataaacataaaaaaagaccCCTTGGCCAGGCTGCCTGGATTCATATTCATAAGCTATGTGAGCACAGACAGGCTGCTTCACCTACTAATGCATTCACATCTGCATCTGTAAAATGGCCTAACTACACTCTCTGGAATATGAAAGTCACAAAGTTCATGCAACCATGGGACCCTGCTGTAGTCACGATGGCTATGGTTGCTGCAGACACTGGCACACACCCTCTCATCCATGATCTCTAAACTACACcagcctcctttctcttctctagcCTGACAGAGCACAGTCCTTTTCCAGACTCTGACACCTGCCATTCCCTCTGCCCCGACAGCTCTTCCTCTTCAGAGATACCTCCCCTTAGAACCCCAAATGTAGccacagctttttctttttcttgtgtgttgCAGCCATTACCAATGCCTGATGAAGGTCTTGGGTGGAATGGTCCAAGGCAATGCAATATGAACTTCCCTGAGCCCACTAATACTAGGCTCCAAGACAACAGAGAATCTGACAGATGACTGTGTTCCCGGTGTGTAAGACAGGGCTGCACACATGTAATATGGAAATAGTACATAGGAAGAATGATGTCTTAGAGAGGCTGCTTCACGGTCCTCAAAAGATGTGCTTCCCATAACACGGACCCTTTTAAACTGAGACAtttgctccccaccccacccctgttgGCTTACCACAACCTGATCTATAGGCCAAAATATCTGTCTTTTAGCTTCTAATTGTTCAAGTTTCTCAAACTCTGGTCCTGTGATAGAGgactgaagagagaaagagagagacagagagagaaataggaatCTAAGTCAACGAGGATCCTCAGAGTCAAAGACGTTGGGAAACGATGTTCACACACTTGGGATTCAGAGCGCTCAGAAAAAGCTCTCCAGAGCCCGACAGGGAAAATGAGTATCAAACCCCAGTGTGCTCTGTTTTTCAGACTCAACCTTAGATCATCCGCAACATGAAATGCAATTGGAAAGTTAGTGTTTCAGCCATTTGTCAGAGATCGGGGAGGcctagaggagaggggagggaggattgtaggaaccagagatGTCCAGGACACCAcaaacatggcccacagaatcaaccaagCAGGACTCACAGAGGCTGAAGGGACGATCGCAGACCCTGCAATgctcctgtgggactcctaacagtgggaattgggctgtctctgactctttcacctgctcttgggaccctttttctcatactgggttgtcttgtccagtcttgatatgaggaGTTGTATCTAGTCCTGTTGGAACTTGCTATGCTAAGTTTGGTTGATAACccctggaaggcctgctcttttctgaagggaaactgaactggatctgagggagaggggaggtggggtagGCTGGGAGGACTGGAGGGAGTGgaagctgtggttgggatgtaatgtatgagagaaggggaaaaaaaacaaaaagtttgtCATCAAGTCCTCCCGTTTACAAGTGCATCCAGAAACTGAGTACCAGAGGGCCATGGACTTACTCGGGATCATGCAACCACCTCCACAATTCTGACACAGTGCACGCTTCCCAGCCCCTGCCTGTGCCCCAATGAGCTGCTTAGCTATGGGTTTGCAAAGAGTCAAAACCTGAACACAGTCCTCAGATCCCAGTATCAGTTTGACAAAACCATAGGACTCAGAGTGAAGCTTGCTCTCAGCCTCACTGCTCAGAAAACGATCCATTCAACAAGCGTTTATTAAGCACGATGTGGCAGGCACTGCGCGTTTTACAAGAAACAAGACACGGCTGTTCAGACAGCTCACAACACAATGGTCTGTAAGGAAACCAAGATTGATTGAACTGTCCTTGAGAAGCCGTCTTTGAAGCAGGGGAGTGTATGCACAGTTCAtttgcttttgttatatttttacatCTATGCAAATGAAATCATTCCAGAATAAAGTAGCCTTTGCTGTACTCGgcacagagaaggaaaggcagacagGTGGGCTCCTTTGTGAGTCCCTCGCCCTATGCGTGCATCTGGTCACTTGTGACCCCTGGCTTCTGCATGTGGGTTGAAGTCATTTCATTCGCTACTGGCTGCAAACAAAATCATCTGCTTCCAAGCAGGATTTAGGTGTTGAAGCATATTGAAACATATCGCATCTAAAAGACCCTAGAAAACGTGGTTTGCAGAACCCATGTCAGTCTGAAGCAGTCCAGAGGTGGAGGTGACAGGGCTGTTATTCTAGGAGGCCCTTTTAATGAAGTGAGAGCCTTTGTCTAGCGACTAGGACCGTTGCCTCCTGTGACCCTAGAAGAAGGGTCCAAGAGATAAGATTTAATGGAGCATCAGGCTTGAGAAGTCTGAATCTAACACTGTGGAGGTGAAGCTAGCTTTCAGTGTGCCCTGGAGGTGAGACTGCCTGACTGAAAGAAAGCTGAGAAATCAGCACGTCCTCAAGGCCCCTTGTCTGGTGTGTTCCCTAAAGCTCGCTGCTCAGCAAAAGACAGTGTGCTCCAAAATCTAGCTGTCTTTCAAGAGCACGCTGAGGCTTTGCTGGGAGCAGCCCTCACTGGGGTTCCGCCAGGAGCAACACTGAACCAACCCACAACACGAAGGGGACTCCCCCAACCTGCCAGCACATGACCTGTGACCTCATTAAAAACCAGAACAAATTAGGAAGACCTCCCAGGCCCAGGAAGGGGCCCCAACCTAAGCTAAACAAAGCACAGGGCTACAGACCTAAGTCTCTGGTAAGTCACAGCGCACCCCAACCACTGCCCTTCAGAGAGCTGTCATTTAAAAAGCAACCCAGGCACAAATCACAGAACAAGCCTATGTCAGGAAGGTTAAGCTGACGTGTGCTCTTAAAGGACCAgggttctttctctcttccctaatGGGAATACTTTTCTGAATAAACTCAGAATATCTGAGGTTATTACAACAACAGCCTTGGCTAATTTTCTCAGCTAAGAATCATTTGGTTTCTATGCAGCTGGCCTAGAAAAAGCATATGCACActgggagagtgtgtgtgtgtgtgcgtgcgtgcgtgcatgcgtgtgtgtgtgtgtgtgtgtatgcctgataaTATGGCTGCAGTTGTATATTCCCATGAGGATGTTTCTAAGCAGTTTTATGGAAACAGTTGGGGGTGAGAGGGGAGATTTTGCCTAAGgaaacctcctcctcctcacagttaAGCTCCCAGACAGAGTGGGCAGCCGGTTCTCCGTCTGGGGTGGTTGGAGAGATTTGGGACATGTGATCAAAaggcccctcctcttcctcatccaccTCCCTGTCTGCAGAGGACACTGCATTGGGGATCATGTGGACATAGGTAGCAGCGATCTCCTTATGGAAGACGGTGTCTTGATTGTAGGAGATGAGTTCATTACTGATGTTAACAGTCTGCACGGGGGTCCGGAAGCAGAGGTGGTTGCACCCCAGCAACTGGGCAAACACCTTCCGGAAGTCAGCGTTGAAGGCATAGATGATGGGGTTGAGAGAGGAGTTGGCCCAGCCAAACCAGACGAATATGTCAAAGGTGGTCTCACTGACACAATGGAAGCCAGTCCTTGGGCCCTGGGCATCCCCACTGCTGCAGAAAGGAACCATGCAGTTCAGGATAAAGAAAGGTAACCAGCAACACACGAAGACCCCCATGATCACTGACAGTGTCTTGAAAACCTTGGTCTCCTTCTTGATGGATGCTCGCAGGCTGGGGTCAGATTCGCACGCCCCGCGACTCCGACAGCTCTGAGCATGCTCAGCTGCCCTCTCCAGGGAGGAGATCCGGCGGATCTGCACCTGGGCAATGCGGTAGATGCGCGTGTAGGTCACGATCATGATGGCCACCGGGATGTAGAAGCTAATGAGCGAGGAGGAGATGGCGTAAGTTCGGTTCAGGCTGGAGTCACAGTTCTCCGCCCTGCCTTCTCGCTCCCAGCCTTCCTCCCAGGGCGTCCCATTGGACAGTAGGCCCTCTAGGCCCTGGGAGCCTGCCTTGTCTCTGTGCCAATTGAGTTGGACCGGAATGAAGGAAATGAGGATGGACAAGGCCCAAACCAGGCCCACCATGACCAGGGCTACGCGCTGGGTCATCTTGCGCTCGTAGCGGAAGGGCCTGGAGATAGCCCAGTAGCGGTCTACActgatgatacacagattcaGGATGGAGGCAGTGGAACACATGATGTCAAAGGCCACCCAGACATCGCAAAAAGCCCCAAAGGGCCAGTACCCAGCCACCTCAGCCACGGCCTTCCAGGGCATGACCAGCAATGCCACGAAGAGATCCGAGACTGCTAAGGATACGATGAAGATGTTGGTCATCTTGGCGCGCAGGTGGCGGCTGCGTACGATGGCTGCACACACTAGCACATTGCCAAGCAAGGTCCAGACTATGAGGAGAGTCAGGAGGCCGGCGGTAACCACCTGCGCTGGTCCCAGATGGGCCGCTGAGTCCCCTGGGGCGCCCGCCTGCTCCAGCTGCCGCAGCAGCCCCAATCGCACCCGATGCGCGGTGCCATTGCGCCCAGGCGGCAGCATGTCCTTCTGGGTAGCACTGGCAAATCGACCCAACTTCGACCCTGCACCCCCCTAGAAGCCCCATCTGGCACCCCAGAGGGTGCTCAGGGCCCTGCAACTGACCGTTCCCGGACCCGAGGGTCGCTCACCCTGCGCTGTACGGGATCCCGGAGCGGTGACAGCCTCGCGCGCCTCTGGTTCCCGCGATGGGGCAGGAAGCGACCAGTGCCCGCGGGCCGCCTGGTCTGCGATTCTGTGGCGGTAGAGAGTCGGGGGGCCGCTGCGGCTGCTCCTGGTTCCCAGTCGGAGAAGCTTAGAGCGGCCGCCAAAGGGGGCGGGGGCCCGAGCCGCGGGCACCGGACTATCTCTGAGGTGGCTGCCAGGTCCCGTGCTCCCGCCCCTATCAGTCGCGCTTCTGTCGCTCGCGCGCCCTCCCACCTGTGCCCTGGCGCCGTGACTCTCCGCGTCGTTTTCCGAATCCAGAGACTACACACAGGTCCGAGAGAGGCCCCAGTGTCACACCCTTGTCCCGAGTTTGGGAAATAGCTCCATCTCCCCAACATCAGGAGCCTCTTCCCGGCCACCTCTGGGGCTCCAGCCCTGGCCACATTTGTAAGAGAGGTGGGACACGGCGGATCCAGACAAACTAGAGACTTGGGGataggagggctgccttagatgTGACAGCCGCGTCCTGAACCATATTCTGGGTCATAAGACCCTGAATTCCCTACTTAACTTTGGTGATCcttgctttcttctcccagcagagACAATGAGATCTACTCCCCGGGTGCACGAGAAGTTGGGAGAGTCACACAGAAGGTGCTCAGGAGATACTGACGCCTGAACCTCAAGGTCATCTGTGAGAACCAAGTCTCAACAAGAGTACTTCCCCACCAACCCTTACATAGAGTCGACTCTCCCTTCCTAATTTTGGATGTGCTCGATTTACCGGGGAAAGGGGGCGGCAGGTGACTCAGTGTTTCACAGAAACTAATGCCGAAAAAGCCCCagctggagagggaaagggaaacagTGGGGAGAGCGAGAAGAGACAGCAGTGTTCCCCAGCCTTCACGCGTCTCTCAGACACTGAGTTCCTCATGATGTTCCTGTCTCTCTGGTGATGCTGAACTCAGTTGCCAGGGAAGGAAGCAGGCGCCTGAAGATTGCACCTCCCCTGGTGGTGTTGTCTCCGGTTCCAGCTGCTTGTTCTACACCCAGATGCGCCTGCGCTTTGACCAGCTCCTCAGACGCCCTCGCAACTGAGCCTCAAACACCCTTTCCCCTTAACATTCTTGCTCCTGGTTTTCTCCTGGGAGAGATAGACAGATCACCTCTCCCAGTGCCAGAGCACAAATTGGACAGTTCCCGCCTCTACTCTCCGCCACCAGGGGCCTTGTCTCTGAATTCCTTATGATGTCACCATCCCCGTCT
This genomic interval carries:
- the Drd5 gene encoding D(1B) dopamine receptor, yielding MLPPGRNGTAHRVRLGLLRQLEQAGAPGDSAAHLGPAQVVTAGLLTLLIVWTLLGNVLVCAAIVRSRHLRAKMTNIFIVSLAVSDLFVALLVMPWKAVAEVAGYWPFGAFCDVWVAFDIMCSTASILNLCIISVDRYWAISRPFRYERKMTQRVALVMVGLVWALSILISFIPVQLNWHRDKAGSQGLEGLLSNGTPWEEGWEREGRAENCDSSLNRTYAISSSLISFYIPVAIMIVTYTRIYRIAQVQIRRISSLERAAEHAQSCRSRGACESDPSLRASIKKETKVFKTLSVIMGVFVCCWLPFFILNCMVPFCSSGDAQGPRTGFHCVSETTFDIFVWFGWANSSLNPIIYAFNADFRKVFAQLLGCNHLCFRTPVQTVNISNELISYNQDTVFHKEIAATYVHMIPNAVSSADREVDEEEEGPFDHMSQISPTTPDGEPAAHSVWELNCEEEEVSLGKISPLTPNCFHKTA